In Puntigrus tetrazona isolate hp1 chromosome 24, ASM1883169v1, whole genome shotgun sequence, a genomic segment contains:
- the inhbaa gene encoding inhibin subunit beta Aa — protein sequence MSPLPVLSGIFLLLIQTCSLSAMVTKGSLATSEQAATDCPSCALARLRKGEGEDEGAQQDVVEAVKRHILNMLHLQERPNITHPVPRAALLNAIRKVHVGRVAKDGSVLIEDEASSRTDTEQAEQTEIITFAEAGQAPGFVNFLISKEGGEMSLVEQANVWLFLRLPKGNRTRANVTIRLLLQQSAGEKVLAEKSLDTRRSGWHTFPVSASVQALLQHGGSTLSLRVSCPLCADARATPVLVTPGGGEREQSHRPFLMAVVRQMDDLSQRRRRKRGLECDGKVRVCCKRQFYVNFKDIGWNDWIIAPSGYHANYCEGDCPSHVASITGNSLSFHSTVINHYRMRGYSPFTNIKSCCVPTRLRAMSMLYYNEEQKIVKKDIQNMIVEECGCS from the exons ATGTCCCCTCTCCCCGTTCTGAGCGGGATCTTCCTGCTGCTCATCCAGACCTGCTCCCTCAGTGCCATGGTCACCAAAGGGAGCCTGGCAACGTCCGAACAGGCAGCCACGGACTGTCCCTCCTGCGCCCTGGCTCGGCTTCGAAAAGGCGAGGGTGAGGACGAGGGAGCCCAGCAAGACGTGGTCGAGGCGGTGAAGAGACACATACTTAACATGCTGCACCTGCAAGAGCGCCCCAACATCACGCACCCGGTGCCTCGAGCGGCGCTCCTCAATGCCATTCGCAAGGTACACGTGGGACGGGTGGCCAAGGACGGCAGCGTCCTGATTGAGGACGAGGCCAGCAGCCGCACAGACACCGAGCAGGCGGAACAGACGGAGATCATCACGTTTGCTGAAGCCG GTCAAGCTCCAGGGTTTGTCAACTTTCTCATCTCCAAGGAAGGCGGTGAGATGTCTCTAGTGGAGCAAGCCAACGTCTGGCTCTTTCTTCGACTGCCAAAGGGCAACCGCACCCGAGCTAACGTCACCATCCGGCTGCTCCTGCAGCAAAGTGCTGGGGAGAAGGTCCTGGCAGAGAAATCGTTGGACACGCGGCGCAGTGGCTGGCACACGTTTCCCGTCTCGGCCAGCGTGCAGGCGCTGTTGCAGCACGGGGGAAGCACACTGAGTCTGCGTGTCTCCTGCCCGCTGTGCGCCGATGCTCGAGCCACACCGGTGCTCGTGACTCCGGGAGGCGGCGAGCGTGAGCAGTCCCACCGGCCATTCCTCATGGCCGTGGTGCGACAGATGGACGATCTGTCCCAACGGAGACGTCGCAAAAGAGGCCTGGAGTGCGACGGCAAGGTACGCGTCTGCTGCAAGCGCCAGTTTTACGTAAACTTCAAGGACATTGGCTGGAACGACTGGATCATCGCTCCCTCTGGGTATCACGCCAACTACTGCGAGGGCGACTGTCCCAGCCACGTGGCCAGCATCACCGGAAACTCGCTTTCCTTCCACTCCACGGTTATCAATCACTACCGCATGCGAGGGTACAGCCCTTTCACCAACATCAAGTCCTGTTGCGTGCCGACTCGTCTGCGGGCCATGTCCATGCTCTACTACAACGAGGAGCAGAAAATCGTCAAAAAGGACATCCAGAACATGATCGTAGAAGAATGCGGCTGCTCGTAA